In a single window of the Nycticebus coucang isolate mNycCou1 chromosome 13, mNycCou1.pri, whole genome shotgun sequence genome:
- the LOC128563557 gene encoding nitric oxide-associated protein 1-like translates to MLSARLAPTLLSPFLRRSAPTVGRHGLWETLLGRRCAAAASSGPAADLGPEPPHGLTEAESYEGSPNMQERFLFPEYVLEPEPAPTRKELLEQLQQQHQEREQPRRTQKPRVGRRAHPVVGHPDPAVPPSGQHCSGCGAELHCQDPGVPGYLPSEKFLRAAQADGGLAPAVGQRCWLLVHHQRALRLQGSREQYSELVSTALRRPGPALVLYMVDLLHLPDALLPDLPALVGPKQLIVLGNKVDLLPQDAPGYRQRLRERLWNDCARAGLLLAPGHGGPQLPSRDGPQDREENSNRSDRSCTVVRDVRLISAKTGYGIEELISALQRSWRYRGDVYLVGSTNAGKSTLFNTLLKSDYCTAKGAQAIDRATISSWPGTTLNLLKFPICNPTPYRMFERHKRLKEDAAKALEDLSEQEQHQLNVLKKHGYVVGRVGRTFLDSEEQKDEDAFEFDADSLAFDMENEPVTVEPTSTKQVVLTAQDVRDARWFYDTPGITKENCILNLLTEEEVKIVLPTNSIVPRTFVLKPRMVLFLGALGRIDFLQGNQSARFKVVASNLLPVHITSLDKADSLYEKQAGHTLLQVPMGGKEGMADFPSLVAEDIIVKEGLGESEAVADIKFSSAGWVAVTPRGKDRLHLRGYTPQGTVLTVRPPLLPYIVNIKGQRIKKSAAYKTKKPPSLVYNLQKKKG, encoded by the coding sequence ATGCTGTCTGCACGCCTGGCGCCCACGCTGCTCAGTCCCTTCCTGCGGCGATCCGCTCCCACTGTAGGGCGCCATGGCCTCTGGGAGACGCTCCTGGGGAGGCGGTGCGCGGCCGCCGCCTCCTCCGGGCCCGCGGCGGACCTGGGCCCTGAGCCTCCTCATGGCCTCACGGAGGCTGAGAGTTATGAAGGAAGCCCTAACATGCAGGAGCGGTTTCTGTTCCCCGAGTACGTCCTGGAGCCTGAGCCCGCGCCCACCCGGAAAGAGCTGCTGGAACaactgcagcagcagcaccaggagAGGGAGCAACCCAGGCGGACGCAGAAGCCACGGGTCGGCCGCCGGGCGCACCCTGTCGTGGGGCACCCGGACCCGGCGGTGCCGCCCAGCGGCCAGCACTGCTCGGGTTGCGGGGCAGAGCTGCACTGCCAGGACCCCGGCGTGCCCGGCTACCTGCCCAGCGAGAAGTTCCTGCGCGCGGCGCAGGCGGACGGCGGGCTGGCGCCGGCCGTGGGCCAGCGCTGCTGGCTCCTGGTGCACCACCAGCGCGCCCTGCGCCTGCAGGGGAGCCGCGAACAGTACTCTGAGCTGGTGAGCACCGCGCTGCGGCGGCCCGGGCCCGCCCTGGTGCTCTACATGGTGGACCTGCTCCACCTGCCCGACGCCCTGCTGCCCGACCTGCCGGCACTGGTAGGCCCCAAGCAGCTGATCGTGCTGGGGAACAAAGTGGACCTGCTGCCCCAGGACGCCCCTGGCTACCGGCAGCGGCTCCGGGAGCGGCTGTGGAACGACTGTGCCCGCGCCGGACTTTTGCTGGCCCCTGGCCACGGAGGGCCACAGCTCCCCAGCCGGGACGGGCCGCAGGACAGAGAGGAGAATTCGAATCGGTCGGACAGGTCGTGCACGGTGGTCCGGGACGTGCGTCTCATCAGCGCCAAGACTGGCTATGGCATCGAAGAGTTAATCTCGGCACTTCAGCGCTCCTGGCGCTACCGTGGTGATGTCTACCTGGTAGGATCCACAAACGCTGGCAAGTCCACTCTCTTTAACACGCTCCTGAAGTCCGATTACTGCACCGCCAAGGGCGCCCAGGCCATCGACCGGGCCACCATCTCCTCTTGGCCAGGAACTACATTAAACCTTCTCAAGTTTCCTATTTGCAACCCAACTCCTTATAGAATGTTTGAAAGGCACAAAAGACTTAAAGAAGATGCAGCTAAAGCCCTAGAAGATCTTAGCGAGCAAGAACAACATCaacttaatgttttgaaaaagcATGGCTATGTAGTAGGGAGAGTTGGAAGAACATTCTTGGATTCAGAAGAACAGAAGGATGAAGATGCCTTTGAATTTGATGCTGATTCACTTGCCTTTGACATGGAAAATGAACCCGTTACAGTTGAACCTACATCCACCAAACAAGTAGTATTGACTGCACAAGATGTGAGAGATGCCCGCTGGTTTTATGACACGCCaggaattacaaaagaaaattgcattttaaatcttCTAACAGAAGAAGAAGTAAAGATTGTTTTGCCAACAAATTCCATTGTTCCAAGAACTTTTGTGCTTAAACCACGAATGGTTCTATTTTTGGGTGCTCTAGGCCGCATTGATTTCCTACAGGGAAACCAGTCAGCCCGGTTTAAGGTTGTGGCTTCCAACCTCCTCCCCGTGCACATTACTTCCTTGGACAAGGCGGATAGTTTGTATGAGAAGCAGGCAGGTCACACGTTACTGCAGGTTCCAATGGGTGGAAAAGAAGGAATGGCAGACTTTCCTTCTCTTGTTGCTGAAGACATTATAGTAAAAGAAGGACTTGGGGAATCCGAAGCGGTTGCTGACATCAAGTTTTCCTCTGCAGGTTGGGTTGCAGTAACGCCTCGTGGGAAGGACAGATTGCATCTCCGAGGCTACACACCTCAAGGAACGGTTCTGACGGTCCGGCCCCCGCTCTTGCCGTATATCGTTAACATCAAAGGACAGCGCATCAAGAAAAGTGCGGCCTATAAAACCAAGAAGCCTCCTTCCCTCGTGTATAATctgcagaagaagaaaggataa